A region of Esox lucius isolate fEsoLuc1 chromosome 3, fEsoLuc1.pri, whole genome shotgun sequence DNA encodes the following proteins:
- the rnf2 gene encoding E3 ubiquitin-protein ligase RING2 isoform X2 — protein MTQTVQTNGVQPLSKTWELSLYELQRTPQEAITDGLEIAVSPRSLHSELMCPICLDMLKNTMTTKECLHRFCADCIITALRSGNKECPTCRKKLVSKRSLRPDPNFDALISKIYPSRDEYEAHQERVLARISKHNNQQALSHSIEEGLKIQAMNRLQRGKKHQLENGSGAEDNGDSSHCSNASVHSNQRIFSPNKSINQINQSNQEAGPSIKRTKTSDDSGLDMDNATENGVGGDLAMDGASEIELVFRPHPTLMDKEDTAQTSVEFVPRYIKTSGNATVDHLSKYLAVRLALEELRKNGEASPINVDAASEKQYTIYIPTANAQFTVLNGSFSLELVSEKYWKVNKPMELYFAPTKEHK, from the exons ATGACGCAGACCGTGCAAACCAACGGGGTGCAACCCCTCAGCAAGACGTGGGAACTCAGTCTCTATGAGCTACAGAGGACTCCACAG GAAGCCATCACAGACGGGCTGGAAATCGCTGTGTCTCCCCGCTCCCTCCACAGTGAGCTGATGTGCCCCATCTGTCTGGACATGCTCAAGAACACCATGACAACCAAGGAGTGCCTCCACCGCTTCTGCGCTGACTGCATCATCACAGCCCTCAGATCAGG CAATAAGGAATGTCCTACATGCAGAAAAAAGCTAGTGTCTAAGCGTTCCCTGCGGCCGGACCCAAACTTTGACGCCCTCATCAGTAAGATCTACCCGAGCCGGGATGAGTATGAGGCCCATCAGGAAAGAGTTTTGGCACGCATCTCCAAACACAACAACCAGCAGGCCCTGTCCCACAGCATCGAGGAGGGCCTCAAGATACAGGCCATGAACAG GCTGCAGCGGGGGAAGAAGCATCAGCTGGAGAACGGGAGTGGGGCAGAGGACAATGGTGACTCCTCCCACTGCAGTAACGCCTCAGTCCACTCCAACCAG CGCATCTTTTCTcccaataaatcaatcaatcaaatcaatcaatcaaaccaGGAGGCGGGGCCGAGCATCAAGCGCACCAAGACGTCGGACGACTCTGGTCTGGATATGGACAATGCCACGGAGAACGGAGTGGGCGGGGACTTGGCGATGGACGGGGCCAGTGAGATTGAGCTGGTGTTCCGCCCACACCCGACTCTCATGGACAAGGAGGACACGGCACAGACCAG TGTGGAGTTTGTGCCTCGGTACATCAAGACGTCCGGTAACGCCACAGTGGACCACCTCTCGAAATACCTGGCGGTGCGTCTGGCCCTGGAGGAGCTCCGGAAGAACGGAGAGGCCAGTCCCATCAACGTAGACGCTGCCTCTGAGAAACAGTACACCATCTACATCCCCACAGCCAACGCCCAGTTCACG GTGCTGAACGGGTCTTTCTCCTTGGAGTTGGTCAGTGAGAAATACTGGAAGGTCAACAAGCCAATGGAGCTTTACTTCGCCCCGACCAAGGAGCACAAGTAG
- the rnf2 gene encoding E3 ubiquitin-protein ligase RING2 isoform X3 gives MTQTVQTNGVQPLSKTWELSLYELQRTPQEAITDGLEIAVSPRSLHSELMCPICLDMLKNTMTTKECLHRFCADCIITALRSGNKECPTCRKKLVSKRSLRPDPNFDALISKIYPSRDEYEAHQERVLARISKHNNQQALSHSIEEGLKIQAMNRLQRGKKHQLENGSGAEDNGDSSHCSNASVHSNQEAGPSIKRTKTSDDSGLDMDNATENGVGGDLAMDGASEIELVFRPHPTLMDKEDTAQTSVEFVPRYIKTSGNATVDHLSKYLAVRLALEELRKNGEASPINVDAASEKQYTIYIPTANAQFTVLNGSFSLELVSEKYWKVNKPMELYFAPTKEHK, from the exons ATGACGCAGACCGTGCAAACCAACGGGGTGCAACCCCTCAGCAAGACGTGGGAACTCAGTCTCTATGAGCTACAGAGGACTCCACAG GAAGCCATCACAGACGGGCTGGAAATCGCTGTGTCTCCCCGCTCCCTCCACAGTGAGCTGATGTGCCCCATCTGTCTGGACATGCTCAAGAACACCATGACAACCAAGGAGTGCCTCCACCGCTTCTGCGCTGACTGCATCATCACAGCCCTCAGATCAGG CAATAAGGAATGTCCTACATGCAGAAAAAAGCTAGTGTCTAAGCGTTCCCTGCGGCCGGACCCAAACTTTGACGCCCTCATCAGTAAGATCTACCCGAGCCGGGATGAGTATGAGGCCCATCAGGAAAGAGTTTTGGCACGCATCTCCAAACACAACAACCAGCAGGCCCTGTCCCACAGCATCGAGGAGGGCCTCAAGATACAGGCCATGAACAG GCTGCAGCGGGGGAAGAAGCATCAGCTGGAGAACGGGAGTGGGGCAGAGGACAATGGTGACTCCTCCCACTGCAGTAACGCCTCAGTCCACTCCAACCAG GAGGCGGGGCCGAGCATCAAGCGCACCAAGACGTCGGACGACTCTGGTCTGGATATGGACAATGCCACGGAGAACGGAGTGGGCGGGGACTTGGCGATGGACGGGGCCAGTGAGATTGAGCTGGTGTTCCGCCCACACCCGACTCTCATGGACAAGGAGGACACGGCACAGACCAG TGTGGAGTTTGTGCCTCGGTACATCAAGACGTCCGGTAACGCCACAGTGGACCACCTCTCGAAATACCTGGCGGTGCGTCTGGCCCTGGAGGAGCTCCGGAAGAACGGAGAGGCCAGTCCCATCAACGTAGACGCTGCCTCTGAGAAACAGTACACCATCTACATCCCCACAGCCAACGCCCAGTTCACG GTGCTGAACGGGTCTTTCTCCTTGGAGTTGGTCAGTGAGAAATACTGGAAGGTCAACAAGCCAATGGAGCTTTACTTCGCCCCGACCAAGGAGCACAAGTAG
- the rnf2 gene encoding E3 ubiquitin-protein ligase RING2 isoform X1, which translates to MTQTVQTNGVQPLSKTWELSLYELQRTPQEAITDGLEIAVSPRSLHSELMCPICLDMLKNTMTTKECLHRFCADCIITALRSGNKECPTCRKKLVSKRSLRPDPNFDALISKIYPSRDEYEAHQERVLARISKHNNQQALSHSIEEGLKIQAMNRLQRGKKHQLENGSGAEDNGDSSHCSNASVHSNQVYQKFQLKNLDGKSGKSGILQPAFLETLGILEAGPSIKRTKTSDDSGLDMDNATENGVGGDLAMDGASEIELVFRPHPTLMDKEDTAQTSVEFVPRYIKTSGNATVDHLSKYLAVRLALEELRKNGEASPINVDAASEKQYTIYIPTANAQFTVLNGSFSLELVSEKYWKVNKPMELYFAPTKEHK; encoded by the exons ATGACGCAGACCGTGCAAACCAACGGGGTGCAACCCCTCAGCAAGACGTGGGAACTCAGTCTCTATGAGCTACAGAGGACTCCACAG GAAGCCATCACAGACGGGCTGGAAATCGCTGTGTCTCCCCGCTCCCTCCACAGTGAGCTGATGTGCCCCATCTGTCTGGACATGCTCAAGAACACCATGACAACCAAGGAGTGCCTCCACCGCTTCTGCGCTGACTGCATCATCACAGCCCTCAGATCAGG CAATAAGGAATGTCCTACATGCAGAAAAAAGCTAGTGTCTAAGCGTTCCCTGCGGCCGGACCCAAACTTTGACGCCCTCATCAGTAAGATCTACCCGAGCCGGGATGAGTATGAGGCCCATCAGGAAAGAGTTTTGGCACGCATCTCCAAACACAACAACCAGCAGGCCCTGTCCCACAGCATCGAGGAGGGCCTCAAGATACAGGCCATGAACAG GCTGCAGCGGGGGAAGAAGCATCAGCTGGAGAACGGGAGTGGGGCAGAGGACAATGGTGACTCCTCCCACTGCAGTAACGCCTCAGTCCACTCCAACCAG GTTTATCAGAAATTCCAGTTGAAAAATCTGGATGGAAAAAGTGGAAAATCCGGAATCCTCCAACCAGCGTTTCTTGAAACCCTGGGAATTTTG GAGGCGGGGCCGAGCATCAAGCGCACCAAGACGTCGGACGACTCTGGTCTGGATATGGACAATGCCACGGAGAACGGAGTGGGCGGGGACTTGGCGATGGACGGGGCCAGTGAGATTGAGCTGGTGTTCCGCCCACACCCGACTCTCATGGACAAGGAGGACACGGCACAGACCAG TGTGGAGTTTGTGCCTCGGTACATCAAGACGTCCGGTAACGCCACAGTGGACCACCTCTCGAAATACCTGGCGGTGCGTCTGGCCCTGGAGGAGCTCCGGAAGAACGGAGAGGCCAGTCCCATCAACGTAGACGCTGCCTCTGAGAAACAGTACACCATCTACATCCCCACAGCCAACGCCCAGTTCACG GTGCTGAACGGGTCTTTCTCCTTGGAGTTGGTCAGTGAGAAATACTGGAAGGTCAACAAGCCAATGGAGCTTTACTTCGCCCCGACCAAGGAGCACAAGTAG